TGTGCTTGTTGGGAGAGTAGACAGATTTGAGCCAGGCTTGAAGACACCAAAAGTCCAGTCTTGCATGGAGTGTCACAAGCTGCCATCTGTCCCAAAAGTTTAAGTGCTTGCTGTGGTTTGGGGTCTCTGATGTAGTGTAGCAATGAGACTGACTTTGAGGGGAACCTGTCTGGGGGGCAGATATGCTCTGGCAGCTGTAGTCTAGCGTGGCTCCAATACAGTCTATGTGTGGAGAGGTATCAAGGCAGACTTTTCTGAATAGAGATGAAGGGCCAGAGAGTGGAAGAAGGGTAGGCCCTTGTTGGTTGCTGACTATACCTAAAGGAAGGAGCAACCCTTGAAGAGTGAGTCATCCATATAGGGGAGGATGACGATTCTCATTTGTCGAAGATGCACTGTGATGACGAAGAGGATTTTGGTGAAGACTCTCTTGTTGGATGAAAGGCCAAAGGAAAGAACCTAGTGCTGGCAATGGTTGTTGCCCACAACAAACCATAAGACTCATCGGTGAGCTGGATTACTAGCCGTATGGAAATATGCATCTTGGAAGTTGAGGGCGACAAACAATCCCTTTGGATCTAGTGAAGGTACAATTGTTGCTAGCTGAGGAATCTCTTGCAACTGAGAAGGTGAGGGGTTTGAGCTCTTTATCGtgaatggtccatctagaccagtactatttattttgttagcAGTGTTGACCACTAGAGAGTTTGGGAGGGGATGGGAGAAAAAGATACTCTGAACGCTTGGCTGGTACTTAGTAGTTTTTGTTAGCCCTCTTGCAGGTAGGCAGGATGGTCACTAGAGTTTGTTATATTGTACAGGCTGGTAAGAGTAGAGCATCATTGCTAGGCAAGACAATTTTTCCTTGAGGGGAGGGAAGCAAACCAGGGGGTGCTGAGGTTCCTATATCTCCTCCAAGGGGATCTGCAGGGCCTCTGATATTCTCTTCATTATCTCTTGGAAGGTCTTGAAGTCATCTGCATAGGATGATGGAGGGGGCATAACAGCCCTATCTGTTGAGGAGAGGACTTCGCTGATGGAgatacctcctcctcctctgaccTTAACTCCTGTGCCCCAGGAGGGtctggctggggaagagggtcgCCGGGTACCAGTGGCTGTTGTTCCTGGTGAGTTCCATTGCATGACAGCAGTCTATACAGCTGATCACTATAAGGGGCCTGCCACGGCGTGCGCTACTCACCGCTTGAGGCGCCTCCTCCTggttgctctggggattagctctttccaggtccaaggcccccttctgctgctcacTGCACACCCTGCTGCCGCTCTCGCTCCCAGGTGTTACTCAAGGTGCTTTGCCTTCATGGCTTGGCCCGCCGGTCTGGTCACTATAGTCCTCCtgttccagggtatcaaagtttTTCCTTACAGTCTCAAGCAATCTTCTCATTCACTACCCTAATGGTGCCACTACCCTAGCGgatggtaggggaacccaggcctgccctctattccaggttccagctcagggaccctctaatcagcCGCCAAGGCCTGCACCATCCTGAACCTTGCTGTCTTTTCCCTGAGCCTTTCTTACTCCTCCTGGCTCCCCCGTCTGGGTTTGCCACCCAAACCCCTTCCTCCCAGGGATTAACTGCAGACTAAATTCTATAGCTCCAAACATGCCTCCCTTCCCAACGGGAGTAACTGCAGACtacttcctgcagcccctttctgctaccagctccctggcttcatAGAAGCCCCGCCTGTTCCTGTATAGGTGAGCTTACCATAATTAAGGCTTTCCTTTCAGCCTAACTATTCCCCCAGCTTGCAGCCTAATAGGTTAATTGGCCCCCTGGCctacattaaccccttcaggacGAGTATGGGGAACATGCCCCATCACAGAGCCCCAGGGTTCACAAGCTCACTATGGTGAGGTCCTGACAAGGTTGACGGGACAACCACCAACTGGTTCCTGGGATCTCCTGGGATATACCTAGGGGAGAGGGAAGCTGGAATGGGAAGATGGTGGAGTCTTGAATGGAAGTGTCTGTGTCTGAGAAGGTATCATCCCTGCCTCCagtggaggagctaagggagtcAGTACCAAAGGCTGCATCGGTACTGGAAGCCTAGGTGATGCCCGCAGTCTCATTGTATCTGTGGCTGAGTCTTTGTATAGTAGTGTGGCAACACCAGGGGATATGTCGGCTCTGGGGGGTAGGTTGGTACCAGCAGGACATTCCTCTCAGTACCCCTCAGCAAGAGAGATTCAGGATCTTCTATGACTTGGAGATCCTTGTTAGAGAGGAATCTGATCGGTACCAGTGATCCTGGGCATTGTTCCTCAAAATGAAGTATGTTGAATGACACCAGAGATGATATAGATGGCCAGTCTGTACACTCTTTAGGACCTGAGGAAAACAGTACCAGAACAGGGGCCAAGAGGAATCTGTGTTTGGAGGACTCCAATCCAGGTACCCACGATGGTGCTGCACAAGGATGCTGGAAGTCTTTTCAGTGGTACCGGCATGTTGATACTGGAAGGGGTGGAAGCCTTGGCAGTACCCATACTGGGGATGCAGGGTTTCCCTGCTCTCTGGCCTTTGGGGGTGACTTTGCCTTTCTTTCAGGTTTCCTGTCAGGAGAATGgtagttttcatttttagaaggctTTGAAGCCTCTGAAGCTGCCCCTTGGTCTGTGTTTATCAGAGCCAGAACCAAAGAAGCTAGAGCACCCTTAGAGGCTGAGGCTGATGTACTGAGGGGGGTGTTCAAAGCCCTAAGAGCCCTCCATAAGAAGTAGTTTCAATCTGTCCCCCTTTAGCTTCCTGGATCTGCTCTTGAAGCTGAAGCAGACCGTACCCTTTGATGGGATGTCAGATGCGCCGAGGCAGCTGGAATGCCCATCGCTGAGGGGGAAATACCTGTGATAGGTCTGGCAGGGTTTGTAGCCTGGGGTTTCGGGTATAACCTATGTAGGAAAAAAGGCCACAAACCAGCAGAGGTCAAGGGTGGTGGAGGCCCTGACCGCAAACAAAAGAAGTGTGGaatgaccccacccccaccccagaaagcACAATTCTGTGCTAGAAATTAAAATAAGAAAGGAgcaaagtaaataaagaaaaaacaagcaaGCCGGATTAAGGCTAGCAAGCAAACACTGATATTCCGACTGAAGCCGCAAGgggctgagaaggaactggagcagTGACAGCTCAGTCCCTCCCTATATACCTCTGGACCAGAGCATCGGGATGGGTAGGGCACAGGTGCAGATCCATGGGCACTGCTGATGAAAAATTTCCAATCGAAAGTGCACGGGCACACACGCACCTGGagtggagtacccatagggacaattactcaaagaagaacaaagCATTTCCCCCCACAGACCATTATGAACTTGACATGATCAGGTACACAGTGCATATTtgctttatgtttgttttcaCATGCAGAGTGCAGAAAGGAATTCCGTAACAGTCTTGGTTGAAAAGAACCCAGCAGGATGCCCCCTTTAACCAATGTAAGGTCTGAGACCTCTGTTTCCCAGCCGGAATGCAATCAAGACAACGGCAAATGGGGAAAGCTTGCAAACCCATAAATACACcggttccctccacccccagccatgAAAAGTAATGGAGAAATTAAAACTAAAACCAAAATTTCTTTGTTGTCTACATATAACATACCCCAGGAATTCACTTACTTTTTGACATCCAGAGCGCCATTCTCCTTATTTTCCATGTCAACAGACAGCATGGAGAGGGTTGAGGTTTCTTTAAGTTCAGCAACTAATCAataaggagggggagggaagagaggtgtttAATAATCAGTAAATACAAAAGAGAAATATAATGTTACAGAAATGAGTGTTCTCCTGCACAAGACCACCTTCCCTTCGGAGAGAAAAAGTGCAGTCAGGGCCCTGCTTTCCTCAGAAGCTGGACAAAGCTGATATCTTATAAAGTAGGAAAAGCTGATGAGCAAACTCCAGAGGTGCTCTCTGCTCTACAGACAAGGACTGAACATTCGATTTGACCCTTTTCCAAAATAAGTGCTTTTTAATACTTATTTATAGGGTTTTCTATGCCCCCCTCCCATTACTCTAGCATCTCACCTATGTGTATAGAATTTATTctgacaacatccctgtgagaaagGAAGCATCGGTGCCCCACTGTACAGGTAGGGAACTTTGGTACAGACGAGCTGGGTGATTTACCCAAGGTTACCCAGGAGgtttgtggcagaaccaggaattaaATCCATGTCAGCTGAGGCCTACTTCTGTGCCTTACCCACACGACTATCCTTCCTGAGCTAGTGAAGCGTCTTCAGTAGCTGTAGTGAGTGCAGAGGAGAGAAGTGGGGACTCATAGTTAGAGTGAAATTGAAGAAAATCCAATTTGttctcccttcttccccaccctgtGCGGGGATATTTTCGCAGTACATATTTTTGCACCATTATCATGTTCATGAGAGAAGTGCAGGGGTGACCCAAGAGTTTTCCCCCCAGCAACTCACTCCTGTTTCACAGAGCACGGGGTAACTAACTAAATATTCAAGATGTTCTTGCTGTGGCATTAATGGATGCCTATGACATGTCACAGAGccctttgaagaagaaaagaatggGAAATCATTAAATCCATGTAAAGTTTACAGAAATCTAGGATATAAATTAACGTTTAAAAACACCTTTTGAAAAACCATTactatatttaatatataattaACAGGATGCAGAACACCAAATACAACTATTACAAACTCATCAAAAAGGTGTTTCTTTCTGTACTGTAGATCAGATCATTTAATACAATTCCCCCCAATCACGTCTCACTCCCTCTAAGGAGATTACTGCAAAATGACAAGTGCAACAATTATACTATTCGCAAAATGTTCTCCCGGATATAGTGAAACAAGATTAAAAGAAACAAgcttaaaagaagaaataaagctgCAGGTGTGTGGTATTTTCATTTACAGCACACACAGACAAAAACTTGCAGTTTTTAATTACTGAGAT
Above is a genomic segment from Natator depressus isolate rNatDep1 chromosome 8, rNatDep2.hap1, whole genome shotgun sequence containing:
- the SAMD13 gene encoding sterile alpha motif domain-containing protein 13 isoform X2, which encodes MKKVAELKETSTLSMLSVDMENKENGALDVKKCVCARALSIGNFSSAVPMDLHLCPTHPDALVQRKPERKAKSPPKAREQGNPASPVWVLPRLPPLPVSTCRYH